The Edaphobacter sp. 12200R-103 genome contains a region encoding:
- a CDS encoding alpha/beta fold hydrolase, with amino-acid sequence MTQINSAEAVNRSDAIPRVSVSRVETDDVQVFYRSAGDPAAPTILLLHGFPSSSFMFRELITRLADEYCVIAPDLPGFGFTEIPENRNYIYSFDALTDTMEAFTEVLALQSYALYAFDYGAPIGFRLAMRHPERVTAIVTQNGNAYEAGLGDAWGPIRTYWSQPTAENREALRKDILTFEGTRWQYTHGVTDPGKIAPESYTLDAALLERPGNKDIQLDLFLDYASNLKLYPRFQEYFRTFAPPLLAIWGKNDPFFVPAGAEAFRQDVPGARVRLLETGHFALETHVSEIASAMKEFLCPDGARAEDRKTASR; translated from the coding sequence ATGACCCAAATCAATTCAGCAGAAGCTGTAAACAGAAGCGATGCGATACCGCGGGTATCAGTTTCCAGAGTAGAGACAGATGACGTTCAGGTGTTCTACCGGTCTGCCGGCGATCCTGCTGCTCCTACTATTCTCTTACTGCATGGTTTTCCGTCATCATCATTCATGTTTCGCGAACTGATCACGCGTCTCGCAGACGAGTACTGCGTAATTGCTCCGGATCTTCCAGGTTTTGGGTTTACCGAAATCCCCGAGAATCGCAATTACATCTATTCCTTCGACGCATTGACGGACACCATGGAAGCTTTCACTGAGGTGTTAGCACTGCAGAGCTATGCACTTTATGCGTTCGACTATGGTGCACCGATCGGCTTTCGGCTGGCAATGCGCCATCCGGAGCGGGTGACAGCGATCGTCACCCAGAATGGCAACGCATATGAAGCAGGCCTTGGCGATGCTTGGGGACCGATCAGAACTTACTGGTCTCAACCCACTGCAGAGAATCGTGAGGCCCTACGTAAAGACATCCTGACCTTCGAAGGTACGCGTTGGCAATATACCCACGGTGTAACAGACCCGGGCAAGATTGCTCCTGAATCCTACACTTTGGATGCTGCGCTACTTGAGCGTCCTGGGAATAAGGATATCCAACTAGATTTGTTCCTCGACTATGCGTCGAACCTTAAGCTGTATCCTCGGTTTCAGGAATACTTTCGTACATTCGCTCCACCCCTGCTAGCCATATGGGGAAAAAACGATCCTTTCTTCGTTCCCGCTGGTGCAGAAGCTTTCCGGCAAGACGTCCCCGGTGCGCGGGTTCGCCTTCTTGAAACTGGTCATTTTGCATTAGAAACTCACGTGTCAGAGATCGCGTCGGCAATGAAGGAGTTTCTCTGCCCTGATGGCGCTCGTGCAGAAGACAGAAAGACAGCGTCGCGATGA
- a CDS encoding alpha/beta fold hydrolase, which produces MNERTPHTVVLVHGAWADGSCWSNIIRPLQRMGLKIIAAPLPLTSLIDDTDALQRAIERTSGSVTLVGHAYAGAVIGSTLSAQVTSLAFIAALAPAEGETVADVFYRALPHPQAPHLQPDAHGLIWMPEEGFRSAVAHEASTDQLAIMSAVQRPIAVQCIQEQVQHSRWRKTPSWYLVAEKDRMVNPETQRFMAQRMNANMRTQKVDHSPMYTAPDSVVDLIIEAVGTNSAK; this is translated from the coding sequence ATGAATGAGAGGACCCCTCACACGGTGGTGTTGGTTCATGGTGCCTGGGCAGACGGATCATGTTGGAGCAACATCATTCGTCCACTACAAAGAATGGGCTTGAAGATAATAGCAGCTCCACTTCCGTTGACATCGCTGATCGACGACACAGATGCATTGCAGCGCGCGATCGAGAGGACTTCAGGATCTGTCACGCTGGTCGGGCATGCATATGCGGGCGCGGTAATTGGCTCCACTCTCTCGGCCCAGGTGACGTCTTTAGCATTTATTGCGGCGCTGGCTCCGGCCGAGGGAGAAACCGTCGCCGATGTTTTCTATCGCGCGTTGCCACACCCACAAGCGCCGCATCTGCAACCGGACGCTCACGGATTGATCTGGATGCCCGAAGAAGGTTTTCGTTCAGCCGTTGCTCACGAAGCTTCGACAGATCAACTCGCCATCATGTCTGCCGTTCAACGGCCTATCGCCGTGCAATGCATTCAGGAGCAGGTGCAACACTCCAGATGGAGAAAGACGCCGTCCTGGTATCTGGTCGCAGAGAAGGATCGGATGGTCAATCCAGAAACACAGCGATTCATGGCGCAGAGAATGAATGCGAACATGCGGACTCAGAAAGTCGACCATTCACCGATGTACACAGCCCCGGACTCCGTTGTCGACTTGATCATCGAGGCTGTTGGCACGAACTCTGCAAAATAA
- a CDS encoding DUF417 family protein produces MIVMLLWAGAFKMTAPGAEGIIPLVSNSPLIWWHFNLFGPYIGSDLIGITEWLAAFFIIAGYFKPQAGIIGGLIASLMFFITSTMIISTPGTTMLVHGIRYMTFLGLFLFKDIISFGVSFYLIGYFGKKSVVLNRVSA; encoded by the coding sequence ATGATCGTCATGCTGCTCTGGGCCGGCGCGTTCAAGATGACTGCTCCGGGAGCTGAAGGGATCATCCCGTTAGTTTCGAACAGCCCATTGATATGGTGGCACTTCAATTTGTTTGGTCCATATATCGGTTCGGATTTGATCGGGATTACAGAATGGCTTGCAGCGTTCTTCATCATTGCGGGATATTTCAAGCCTCAGGCAGGAATCATCGGTGGACTCATTGCTTCCCTCATGTTTTTTATAACAAGCACCATGATCATCTCGACTCCCGGAACAACTATGCTGGTTCATGGGATCCGATATATGACTTTCCTGGGTCTATTCCTCTTCAAAGACATCATCTCCTTCGGGGTGTCTTTCTATCTGATCGGCTACTTCGGGAAGAAATCTGTCGTTCTGAACCGAGTGTCTGCGTAA
- a CDS encoding MIP/aquaporin family protein, with protein sequence MRMFQEFRGQPMHSPGYPALREIAPKFPVTALPQNATLSDAIRVHWREYLMEGAELGALMLGICFSGSYIYWKASPLSTFPKTVDAFVMGTLVAIVTLAIIWSPFGRRTGAHFNPALTFTYYCLGFIHRWDTMFYILSQFLGGLGGVLVAKLILRRRLSMPPVSYVITLPGMNGVGSAFLVIFLFAGIVMGTILFASNRPRLVGSTPFWVAGLTIIFYTVSPNLSGFSVNPARSFSSALFAFLWAGLWIYFLAPCCGMLTAAALYTHWPGDRRIYCAKVLHDRISPCPFYCQFIEMLPDMECQRHTSMNSR encoded by the coding sequence ATGCGCATGTTCCAAGAATTTCGAGGCCAGCCGATGCACTCGCCTGGGTATCCGGCGTTGAGGGAAATTGCGCCTAAGTTTCCGGTCACAGCCCTTCCACAGAATGCAACGTTATCCGATGCCATCAGAGTTCACTGGCGGGAATACCTCATGGAAGGAGCGGAACTGGGCGCGCTTATGCTTGGCATCTGCTTCTCGGGATCGTACATCTACTGGAAGGCTTCCCCGCTATCGACGTTTCCAAAGACAGTGGACGCTTTCGTCATGGGAACACTGGTAGCGATAGTGACACTTGCCATTATTTGGTCTCCATTCGGGAGGAGAACGGGGGCTCATTTCAATCCGGCACTCACATTCACATACTATTGTCTCGGTTTTATTCATAGGTGGGACACGATGTTTTATATTTTGTCCCAATTCCTCGGCGGGCTTGGAGGAGTCCTTGTTGCAAAGCTGATCCTCAGACGCCGTCTTTCCATGCCGCCGGTCTCCTACGTAATAACCCTTCCGGGGATGAACGGGGTTGGATCGGCGTTCCTCGTAATATTCCTTTTCGCCGGGATAGTAATGGGAACCATCCTGTTCGCATCCAATCGACCTCGCCTGGTGGGTTCAACACCTTTTTGGGTGGCAGGATTGACCATCATCTTCTACACCGTGAGTCCTAATCTTTCAGGATTCAGCGTGAATCCTGCCCGTTCATTTTCGTCCGCTCTGTTTGCGTTTCTGTGGGCTGGCTTGTGGATTTATTTTCTGGCCCCTTGTTGCGGCATGCTGACAGCGGCTGCGCTTTACACTCATTGGCCTGGAGACCGCCGAATATATTGCGCAAAGGTCTTACACGACCGCATATCGCCCTGCCCTTTCTACTGCCAATTTATTGAGATGCTTCCAGATATGGAATGCCAGCGGCATACTTCAATGAATAGCCGCTGA
- a CDS encoding TonB-dependent receptor produces the protein MRRFYLSGGITLLLLACSCIGFGQAVNANLVGTVTDPTKAAIPGATVTITETKSGVTKSAQTNESGNFDFEALQPGTYDIVAVQNGFKQAKIENRLLLVNTTMRVDLTLEVGSATESITISSAPEALKTDRADVGIDISSHQAEDLPLTTNRNVQGLLALVPGATKPHLQHSNFFNAQASLSTEVNGQSRLANNTVIEGIDDNERSGLLQVLIPPSEAIQSVSVSTSNYPAEFGRVGGAVTDIILKSGTNDFHGAAYEFNRVSALAAKTYFQTGPNPVTTYNYYGANIGGPIIRNKLFIFGDYLHVADHQGQFNTITVPTAAFRNGDLSAGGFNIYDPQTGNPNGTGRSQFNYQGRLNVIDPARISPIAKNILALVPLPNVPGAGLTNNYSKNTHFTRDTNSFDVKADANPHGEDHLSYRYSWQKVDQNQEAIFGSVGGPAQGANNAHGTQTAYNTAFNYTHVFAPTLLTEIRLGLNHYKNVALPVGYGTTASTAVGIPGVNVDQLTSGMTGIDIAGFSSPMLGTGASYPWNRGETNIDLSNNWTLIKGNHSFKFGVNYRRVRDDLQQGQVFGQRGVFRFRDGQTGLKATSGTAPKTGQANDFASFLLDIPNEVGRDVNVKDASWRESQVFAFGQDTWQATSKLTLTAGLRWELYVPPTARHNGDYSNYDPTTNSLIIAGIGGNPANLGMKTRYYYFAPRFGLAYRLDNKTVVRAGYGISYQSWPDNLNVYATNFPLKQNNSFQALSTYTQALAPDGSGASMAAGFPAPIIATIPANGIIPANTPSLIAQTYYTIPTDWKAPYTHSFNAAVQRALPGGFVLDVAYVGNVGIRQPQGYNMNAGLIAGAGAAGQPEYAQFKRTAATNIFKQAGSNYNSLQVKLDRRFTNGLSATTSYTYQKALGYTTSSGSGVGGTTFYTDFSRNYSLLGNNRKHTFVQSFIYELPFGKGKKWLNSGVASWVVGGWQVTGVLSLESGAPFSVTASTASLNAPGNGTQLANTDGTFHKLKGVGKSLWFDPSSFSQPSAATTGVSGLGNSGQNAYIGPGFFNLDGALFRKFAITERVGLELRAEAFSLTNTPQFGNPNGNVTSPDFGHINFTNGNATGNRITELAGKITF, from the coding sequence ATGCGACGTTTCTATCTCTCCGGGGGGATTACCCTGCTATTGCTGGCGTGCTCCTGTATAGGGTTCGGGCAAGCGGTCAATGCAAATCTGGTGGGTACGGTTACAGATCCAACCAAAGCAGCCATTCCCGGTGCGACAGTAACCATTACAGAGACAAAGAGCGGAGTGACCAAAAGCGCTCAAACGAACGAGAGTGGCAATTTCGATTTCGAAGCCCTGCAGCCTGGCACCTATGACATCGTTGCAGTACAAAATGGTTTCAAGCAGGCCAAGATCGAAAACAGATTGCTTTTGGTCAATACGACCATGCGCGTTGACCTGACGCTCGAAGTAGGTTCCGCGACAGAAAGCATTACCATCTCTTCAGCCCCCGAAGCCCTCAAGACGGACCGGGCGGATGTTGGAATAGATATCTCCTCTCATCAGGCAGAGGACCTTCCACTCACAACGAATCGAAACGTACAGGGGTTGCTTGCACTTGTGCCGGGCGCCACAAAACCGCATCTTCAGCACTCCAACTTCTTCAATGCGCAGGCGTCCCTTTCTACCGAGGTCAATGGCCAGTCTCGACTTGCCAACAACACCGTCATCGAAGGAATTGACGATAATGAACGTTCCGGCCTGCTGCAGGTTCTCATTCCTCCCAGCGAAGCGATTCAGAGTGTAAGTGTATCGACCAGCAACTATCCGGCTGAGTTTGGAAGAGTGGGTGGAGCGGTAACCGACATCATTTTGAAATCAGGCACGAACGATTTTCACGGCGCGGCCTACGAGTTCAATCGTGTGAGTGCATTGGCCGCCAAGACCTACTTCCAAACTGGCCCCAATCCGGTAACGACCTACAATTACTACGGAGCCAATATCGGTGGGCCAATCATCCGTAACAAACTGTTTATCTTTGGCGACTACCTCCATGTTGCCGATCACCAGGGACAGTTCAATACGATTACTGTACCCACCGCCGCATTTCGTAACGGAGACCTAAGTGCGGGTGGCTTCAATATCTATGACCCCCAAACCGGCAATCCCAATGGGACGGGAAGGTCTCAGTTCAACTATCAAGGCCGCCTTAATGTCATCGATCCTGCAAGGATCAGTCCGATCGCCAAAAATATTCTGGCTCTCGTCCCGCTCCCCAATGTTCCCGGAGCGGGCCTAACGAATAACTACTCCAAGAACACCCATTTCACTCGTGACACGAATTCTTTCGATGTTAAAGCCGATGCCAATCCTCATGGGGAGGATCACCTCTCCTACCGTTATAGCTGGCAAAAGGTTGACCAGAACCAGGAGGCAATCTTTGGATCTGTGGGTGGGCCTGCGCAGGGAGCGAATAACGCGCATGGAACGCAGACCGCATACAACACCGCCTTCAACTACACTCATGTCTTTGCTCCGACATTGCTGACAGAGATTCGCCTTGGGCTCAACCATTACAAAAATGTCGCTCTTCCCGTTGGCTATGGCACAACGGCTTCAACGGCGGTGGGCATTCCCGGAGTCAATGTCGACCAACTGACAAGCGGCATGACTGGAATTGATATCGCAGGCTTCTCCTCTCCGATGCTCGGCACGGGTGCCTCCTATCCCTGGAACCGTGGCGAAACCAACATCGACCTCTCGAATAACTGGACCCTGATCAAGGGAAATCACAGCTTCAAGTTCGGCGTAAATTACCGTCGTGTTCGCGATGATCTTCAGCAAGGGCAGGTCTTCGGACAGAGAGGTGTCTTTCGGTTCCGCGATGGACAGACTGGACTGAAGGCTACCTCCGGAACTGCGCCAAAAACGGGTCAGGCAAATGATTTCGCGAGCTTCCTTCTGGATATCCCGAATGAAGTAGGGCGCGATGTTAATGTAAAAGACGCCTCGTGGAGAGAGTCACAGGTGTTTGCCTTTGGCCAGGACACATGGCAGGCGACATCGAAACTCACATTAACCGCTGGATTGCGGTGGGAGCTTTACGTTCCGCCAACGGCGCGCCATAACGGGGATTATTCGAACTACGATCCCACGACGAACTCATTGATTATCGCCGGAATTGGCGGCAATCCTGCGAACCTCGGCATGAAGACGCGATACTACTACTTCGCTCCTCGCTTCGGCCTGGCCTATCGCCTCGATAACAAAACGGTCGTCCGTGCAGGATATGGAATCAGCTACCAATCCTGGCCGGATAACCTGAATGTTTATGCCACCAATTTTCCTCTGAAGCAGAATAATTCCTTTCAGGCACTGAGTACCTATACCCAGGCATTGGCGCCGGATGGTTCTGGAGCATCGATGGCGGCCGGGTTCCCGGCACCTATCATTGCCACCATTCCTGCCAATGGAATTATTCCGGCAAACACGCCTTCGTTGATTGCCCAGACTTACTACACCATACCGACCGACTGGAAGGCTCCTTACACGCACTCCTTCAATGCAGCCGTACAGCGTGCTCTTCCGGGCGGATTCGTGCTCGATGTCGCTTATGTCGGGAACGTCGGGATACGGCAGCCTCAGGGCTACAACATGAATGCAGGACTCATAGCCGGGGCCGGTGCCGCGGGGCAACCGGAGTACGCACAGTTCAAAAGAACTGCCGCGACGAACATCTTCAAACAGGCCGGATCGAACTACAACTCGCTCCAGGTAAAACTGGATCGTCGGTTTACGAATGGACTGTCCGCTACTACCTCCTATACCTATCAGAAAGCGCTTGGCTATACGACCTCGAGTGGAAGTGGTGTAGGTGGCACAACTTTTTATACTGATTTCTCACGTAATTATTCATTGCTGGGAAACAACCGGAAACATACGTTCGTTCAAAGCTTCATCTATGAGCTTCCCTTCGGGAAGGGCAAGAAGTGGCTCAACAGTGGAGTGGCAAGCTGGGTAGTTGGAGGGTGGCAGGTTACTGGTGTTCTGTCGCTCGAATCGGGGGCACCTTTCTCGGTGACAGCAAGCACTGCCAGCCTGAATGCTCCAGGAAACGGAACGCAGCTGGCAAACACCGATGGAACTTTTCATAAGCTGAAAGGAGTGGGAAAGAGCCTGTGGTTCGATCCGTCATCCTTCAGTCAGCCTTCCGCCGCAACAACGGGCGTTTCTGGTCTCGGAAATAGTGGGCAGAACGCCTATATCGGACCGGGCTTCTTCAACCTGGATGGTGCGCTCTTCCGAAAATTCGCAATTACAGAAAGAGTCGGATTGGAGCTGCGTGCAGAAGCATTCAGTCTTACAAATACCCCCCAATTCGGCAATCCGAACGGCAACGTTACAAGTCCGGATTTCGGGCACATCAACTTTACGAATGGCAATGCAACCGGAAACCGCATAACAGAGCTTGCAGGAAAGATAACCTTCTAA
- a CDS encoding sulfatase-like hydrolase/transferase → MKLSGSRPNFLIIMVDQQRYPVSYETPEVKQYLKRGLQAQEWMRSRGMEFHRHYASSTACQPSRATLFTGQYPSLHGVSQTAGAAKGSFDPDMFWLDANTIPTLGEYFRAGGYRTYYKGKWHFSHADIVMGGTHESIDSSTDAGKPIPEIADIYRRANRLDSYGFDGWVGPEPHGPKLANSGTRRDPLYAREVVAQVEMLDKERKKSRSPLPPWLMVSSFVNPHDIVFFGAAWKKFGLPYTRGPVPEIPKPKTERENLDTKPSCQKSYVDVYPKMLTPQPTVQEYRQFYYYLQKEVDSHIQKVYRALENSSFFENTIVVFTADHGDQLGAHGGMQQKWHNMYEESVHVPLIFSNPVLFKEPQSANLLSTHVDLLPTLLDLAGIDPEKVRTELAKTHTDARPLVGRSLAPALLGKANRDRAEPLYFMTDDEISSGLNQTTMMTGKPYTSVIQPNHVEAVFTMIETDSGTQIWKYARYFDNPQFWTSPFQYNVVDEDKQYSKPKPAEFEMYNLTDDPLEQVNLAHPAHRDRSTRKIEKHLRELLMEQRKGKRQYPEALREYASYL, encoded by the coding sequence ATGAAATTGAGCGGAAGCAGGCCGAACTTTCTGATAATCATGGTGGATCAGCAACGTTATCCTGTGAGCTATGAAACTCCGGAAGTGAAGCAGTATCTGAAGCGCGGCCTTCAGGCACAGGAATGGATGCGTTCCCGAGGGATGGAGTTTCACCGGCACTATGCATCGTCCACGGCCTGCCAGCCCAGCCGCGCGACCCTGTTCACCGGCCAATACCCTTCGCTGCACGGTGTGAGCCAGACAGCTGGAGCCGCGAAAGGTTCCTTTGATCCGGACATGTTCTGGCTCGATGCGAATACCATACCGACGCTCGGAGAATACTTTCGCGCGGGTGGTTATCGCACGTACTACAAGGGCAAGTGGCACTTTTCGCATGCCGATATCGTGATGGGGGGCACTCACGAATCCATCGATAGTTCGACCGATGCCGGCAAGCCCATTCCGGAGATCGCAGATATCTACCGGCGCGCCAACCGGCTGGACTCATATGGCTTTGATGGGTGGGTCGGCCCTGAGCCGCATGGCCCCAAGCTGGCAAATTCCGGAACGCGTCGTGATCCACTCTACGCCCGCGAAGTTGTGGCACAGGTCGAAATGCTTGATAAGGAGAGGAAGAAGTCGCGTTCGCCGCTTCCACCGTGGCTGATGGTGAGCTCGTTCGTAAACCCCCACGATATTGTCTTCTTCGGGGCCGCATGGAAAAAGTTCGGATTACCCTACACGCGAGGTCCGGTTCCGGAAATTCCGAAGCCCAAGACCGAGCGTGAAAATTTGGACACTAAACCGAGCTGCCAGAAGAGCTACGTAGACGTTTATCCGAAGATGCTCACCCCGCAGCCCACTGTGCAGGAATACCGCCAGTTTTATTACTACCTGCAGAAGGAAGTGGACTCCCATATTCAGAAGGTGTATCGCGCGCTCGAAAACTCCTCGTTCTTCGAGAACACCATCGTGGTGTTTACCGCAGATCATGGCGATCAACTGGGCGCGCATGGAGGGATGCAGCAGAAGTGGCACAACATGTACGAAGAATCCGTGCATGTGCCGCTTATCTTCTCCAACCCGGTTCTTTTTAAGGAACCGCAATCAGCCAATCTCTTGTCGACACATGTGGATCTTCTGCCTACCCTGCTCGATCTCGCCGGCATCGATCCGGAGAAAGTGCGTACCGAATTGGCGAAGACTCACACCGATGCGCGTCCGTTGGTCGGGCGTAGCCTTGCCCCCGCGCTTCTGGGCAAGGCGAACCGTGACCGCGCCGAACCGCTGTATTTTATGACGGATGACGAGATCAGCTCCGGCCTCAATCAGACGACCATGATGACAGGCAAACCGTATACCTCGGTCATTCAACCGAATCATGTGGAGGCGGTGTTCACCATGATCGAGACGGACAGTGGGACTCAGATCTGGAAATACGCTCGCTATTTCGATAATCCCCAATTCTGGACCAGCCCGTTCCAATACAACGTTGTGGATGAAGACAAACAGTACAGCAAGCCGAAACCGGCGGAATTCGAGATGTACAACCTGACCGACGATCCGCTGGAACAGGTTAACCTGGCTCATCCCGCCCATCGCGATCGCAGCACGCGGAAGATCGAAAAGCATTTGCGGGAGCTGCTCATGGAACAGCGCAAAGGGAAGAGGCAATATCCAGAAGCTCTCAGGGAATACGCCAGCTATTTATGA
- a CDS encoding potassium/proton antiporter, with translation MLTIEQILIIMAILLALGVVASKASSKLGVPALLLFLLIGILAGSEGPGRIPFDNAGLAQSVGVVALAFILFAGGLDTNWRVVAPVLWQALSLASIGVFITAIIVGWFSTVLLGVDWLHGLLVGAIVSSTDAAAVFSVLRSQGISLKGRIQPLLELESGTNDPMAVFLTVGIIHLIQSPGQSPWLLVLLFLKQMLIGGVAGWAIGRAAVPLINRLNLDAEGLYSALTVAIVLFSYGVTTALGGSGFLAVYLTGVVMGNRDFVHRRSLTTFHSGLAWLMQIILFLVLGLLVYPSRLLPVMGVSVLLALFLVVVARPLGVFISLAFGKVGLRPKILISWIGLRGAVPIVLATFPLLEGVQNAEIYFNIVFFTVSISLLLQGTTIGWLAQKLKLQKPLPATDRRFPLEMLPAGEEQGQVVEITVSEGSNAVDRQLVALHLPREAHIMLVTRKNEHLVPRGSTTIRAGDILSVLADQEALGKVRSIMIKAPPVEHDPEASF, from the coding sequence ATGCTGACGATCGAGCAAATCCTGATTATCATGGCGATCCTGCTCGCACTGGGGGTGGTCGCGAGCAAGGCGTCCAGTAAGCTCGGGGTGCCGGCATTACTGTTGTTTCTTTTGATTGGGATACTGGCTGGATCGGAGGGACCGGGCCGCATTCCCTTCGATAATGCAGGTCTGGCTCAATCCGTCGGCGTGGTGGCACTAGCCTTCATCCTTTTTGCGGGCGGCCTGGATACCAACTGGCGTGTCGTCGCGCCAGTATTGTGGCAAGCCTTGAGTCTGGCCTCGATTGGCGTCTTTATTACGGCAATCATCGTAGGCTGGTTTTCCACAGTGCTGCTCGGCGTCGACTGGCTCCATGGCTTGCTCGTGGGAGCGATCGTTTCCTCGACCGATGCCGCTGCGGTCTTCTCGGTTTTGCGCTCTCAGGGAATCTCGTTGAAGGGCAGAATCCAGCCGCTCCTGGAACTGGAGTCGGGCACCAATGATCCCATGGCCGTCTTCCTGACGGTCGGAATCATTCATCTGATCCAATCTCCTGGCCAAAGTCCCTGGCTGCTGGTATTGCTGTTTTTAAAACAGATGCTGATCGGCGGCGTGGCAGGTTGGGCAATCGGAAGAGCAGCAGTGCCCCTCATCAATCGATTGAATCTGGACGCGGAGGGACTCTATTCAGCCCTAACTGTAGCCATCGTTCTGTTCAGCTACGGAGTCACTACGGCATTGGGAGGAAGCGGATTTCTGGCCGTCTATCTCACTGGGGTGGTGATGGGAAATAGAGACTTCGTCCATCGCCGCAGCCTGACGACATTCCACAGCGGTCTTGCATGGCTTATGCAAATCATCCTGTTCCTGGTTTTAGGTCTTCTGGTTTATCCGTCGAGACTGCTGCCAGTCATGGGAGTTTCTGTGCTTCTTGCGCTGTTTCTGGTCGTGGTTGCACGTCCTCTGGGCGTCTTTATCAGCCTCGCCTTCGGGAAGGTCGGATTACGCCCCAAGATCCTGATCTCATGGATCGGTCTGAGAGGAGCGGTCCCCATTGTTCTGGCGACTTTTCCGCTGCTTGAGGGAGTGCAGAATGCGGAGATCTACTTCAACATCGTCTTTTTCACGGTATCGATTTCTTTGCTCCTGCAGGGAACCACGATTGGATGGCTTGCGCAGAAGCTGAAGTTGCAGAAGCCATTGCCCGCTACTGACCGAAGATTTCCTTTAGAGATGCTCCCGGCTGGAGAAGAGCAGGGCCAGGTCGTCGAAATAACAGTGAGTGAAGGATCAAACGCTGTGGACAGGCAGCTTGTTGCCCTCCATCTCCCGCGCGAGGCTCATATCATGCTGGTGACAAGAAAGAACGAGCATCTGGTACCGCGAGGCAGTACAACAATCAGGGCCGGAGACATCCTTTCGGTATTAGCCGATCAGGAAGCTCTGGGAAAAGTCCGTTCCATTATGATCAAAGCCCCTCCCGTCGAGCACGACCCGGAAGCCTCATTCTGA
- a CDS encoding glutamine amidotransferase: MKSVVAIRHVHFEDLGLFHGVLQAAGYEVRYLDAGTHDLSVVDSLSPNIMVILGGPVGVYDDETYPFLLEERRLLQRRLASNLPTVGICLGAQQIAAALGSRVAPSGGKEIGFAPVSLSPDGRVSALRHLEGVPVLHWHGDNLELPMDATVLASTPLCPNQAFSIGANILGLQFHPEANPANLEAWLIGHAAELASAGIDPRQIRKDAKDDQGALVGSATRMFQEWLANISA; this comes from the coding sequence ATGAAGTCTGTTGTAGCTATTCGGCATGTTCATTTTGAAGATCTGGGTTTGTTTCATGGGGTTCTGCAGGCGGCCGGATATGAGGTGCGCTATTTAGATGCTGGAACTCATGATCTCTCCGTGGTCGATTCATTGTCCCCAAACATCATGGTCATACTAGGAGGACCTGTGGGAGTTTACGATGACGAGACCTATCCATTCCTCCTTGAGGAGCGGAGGCTTCTTCAGCGAAGGCTTGCCTCCAATCTCCCAACCGTCGGCATCTGCCTTGGAGCACAACAAATTGCAGCGGCTTTAGGTTCCCGGGTTGCTCCCAGCGGCGGCAAGGAGATCGGTTTTGCTCCTGTTTCGCTCAGCCCGGACGGAAGAGTCAGTGCGCTTCGTCATCTCGAAGGGGTTCCAGTGCTCCACTGGCATGGAGACAATCTGGAACTGCCCATGGATGCGACCGTGCTGGCATCGACACCGCTGTGCCCAAATCAAGCCTTTTCCATCGGCGCCAATATCCTTGGGCTACAGTTTCACCCTGAGGCTAACCCAGCCAACCTGGAGGCGTGGCTGATTGGACACGCGGCAGAATTGGCCTCGGCAGGCATCGATCCCCGCCAGATTCGCAAAGATGCGAAAGATGATCAAGGGGCTCTGGTTGGTTCCGCAACCAGAATGTTCCAGGAATGGCTCGCGAATATCTCCGCCTGA